Proteins from a genomic interval of Deltaproteobacteria bacterium:
- a CDS encoding ABC transporter substrate-binding protein gives MRRLLLIAFTSLALNSLWSSYALAATAGKIILGYASPGRALPFWLAQDMGLFNKYGVDVESVFIRGAPILVAGLAAGDIQVGSTGGSATLAAVAGGQDLKIIATFGSRNNFDLMAQPSIKRPEDLRGKRIGLTSIGGTTWMALLLWLEHFGLDVQRDKMQLQALGEQALTVQALEAGIVNAAVFDGINSSRIKLKGFTVIGEYSDLKHQFVSQALVVQKSFLQQRSDTLENLLKAEIEAVAYILAPKNKPAAIKTLMRRMKINAAAAEEGYLDLLRVLERKPLPSVEGLVHVQRLMKAQNPKIGAVNLDELNDARLVKKLDDSGFIDKAFAAQGIKP, from the coding sequence CATTCTTGGCTACGCCAGCCCGGGTCGCGCTCTGCCGTTTTGGCTGGCGCAGGACATGGGACTTTTCAACAAGTATGGCGTTGATGTCGAATCCGTATTTATTCGCGGCGCGCCAATACTCGTCGCCGGCCTGGCGGCGGGCGACATCCAAGTCGGCAGCACCGGCGGTAGCGCGACGCTGGCTGCCGTCGCCGGCGGCCAAGACCTAAAAATCATCGCCACATTTGGCAGCCGCAACAATTTCGACTTGATGGCTCAACCCAGTATCAAACGGCCCGAGGATTTGCGCGGCAAACGCATCGGACTGACAAGTATCGGCGGCACTACTTGGATGGCCTTGTTGCTTTGGCTCGAGCATTTCGGCCTCGATGTGCAGCGCGATAAGATGCAGCTCCAGGCGCTGGGTGAACAGGCGCTGACGGTGCAGGCCCTGGAGGCCGGTATCGTCAACGCGGCAGTCTTTGACGGCATCAACTCTAGCCGAATCAAACTCAAGGGTTTCACGGTTATCGGCGAATACTCCGATCTCAAGCATCAATTCGTCAGCCAGGCTTTGGTGGTGCAAAAAAGTTTCTTGCAGCAGCGCAGCGACACATTGGAGAACTTGCTCAAAGCTGAAATCGAAGCGGTAGCCTACATCTTGGCACCCAAGAACAAACCGGCGGCAATCAAAACATTGATGCGGCGCATGAAAATCAACGCCGCGGCGGCCGAAGAGGGCTATCTTGACCTATTGCGCGTCTTGGAGCGAAAGCCGCTTCCGTCCGTCGAAGGCCTGGTCCATGTGCAGCGCCTGATGAAAGCGCAGAATCCAAAAATCGGCGCTGTGAACCTCGATGAGCTCAATGACGCGCGCCTGGTCAAGAAACTCGATGATAGCGGCTTTATCGATAAGGCATTCGCGGCACAGGGAATCAAACCGTAA